CTCCacagaagtatgattccatatgggtgattgtagataggctgacaaaatcaacccactttctttcagttagaactacatattcaatagaggactatgcgaggttatttatcaaagagatagtaagacttcatgggattcccatatctattatcttagaCAGAGGGGCTTAATTTATAGctagcttctggagatcatttcagaagggattgggaacacaaataaatcttagtacaacatttcaccctcagactaatgGGCAAGCTGAACGCATTATTCAGACGCTAGAAAATATGTTacgggcctgtattattgactttagaggtacttgggatgaccatttgccacttattgagtttgcctataataacagctaccattctagcattcagatggcaccgtatgaggctttatatggcaggaagtgtaggtcacctattggctggtttgatgttggtgaggctaagttaatcggacccgatatgattcaacaagctgttgataaagtgaagcttattcgggaaaggttattagcagcccagagtcgacagaaatcatatgcagacaatcgacgtcgacccttagagtttcaggttagtgattgggtgtttttgaaggtgtcacccatggagggggtaatgagattcggtaagaaaggaaagcttagcccgtgctacattggcccttatcaggttactcgtagaataggcaaggttgcatatgagttggacctaccatctgatttggaagtaGTGCACCCTTTttttcatgtgtcgatgcttcgcaaatgcattggtgatccttctaaagtattcTCCATGGATGATATCCAGGTGACGGAGGAGCTTTCTtacgaggaaaaccctatagctatacttgatcgccaagtcagaaggttacgtactaaggatgtggcttccgtcaaagtattgtggcgaaataacaatagagaagagatgacctgggaagccgaggaagagatgaaggataagtatcctcacttgttttctacgcctacaggtaatctaaacctctcgattaattatattgattgacaTATGAAACTATTTGTTGTTGCAAAAAAAAGACTATTCCCCCAAATTTCTTATAAGACTTTATGAGGcgggtttaacattcgaggacgaatgttctaaaggggggaagaatgttacattccgtatttttgcactttggattattcgtacgctaacgattataaattcaaggacttttaattttgaattttaaaaggacatgatttgttgtagatgccaagttatatgaataatttatgtgtagtaaaatacatctcaagaaggacccttaagccaaatcaaaatagaagccatcaaatatgtttttcttaaagttacgtttcgggtaagctgacttcgggaggccataacctctttataatttgagaatttgggaaaactctcaacatgaaagttgtagataattgaaatatctttccaaccataggtcgtgggacgaaatgtgatatcggagtaataagatatagacgttttaagtctgacaggccaaactaaatagtgaattcggcccaacccaattttaattcgggtcaggcccaatacccacgaaattaatcaaaattctatgtcttccttcatagtttagaccaagaaatatctggaaatttccagagagagtaaGATAAGGGAaagctagagagaaacaccaacatccaccacaattaaagccccgaatctcaaagctcttgaagagaaaattgttgtacgtcgcgttggcttcaatttgagctagaaatcagccaataaggagaagattttatgtggtgctgcaaatttaaggtaatattaaagtctccttttcattgttaataagtttagttagagttttaacggattagaacggagaaaatagtgttataaactagtttggtgatttgttgagagttatgggTTAAAGAGTTgatttaggtagattaaatagatggaattatcttagtgatgatgtataataatgtttgatattgttttgatgttgttgatgagttgttgttcttgaatttggaggaaaaaggtgtatgaagattgtgaatgttcaaacccgtttttggaattgagtagctggtagtaattttggaatatctcattgtgtagaccttcgattttagatattaaacatgttttggaaagctaatacacgtacctacaactcttatgtttatgtcttagtctatatctgctgttatgatgtcgaaaactgagcatgaatcttaagacaaattctgtccagattctggattgaaaattccttcatgtatagctgttcgtattttgatgatatctctttgtagaaaatgaattttgagttgatttcttttgcattggaaacttaagacatagatctaaatgtttcatgaaggttataaagtccagttttgccgttttcattttcaaattttagatacaacgtgaggtacttgactttccgaatttactgctttggtaacatgaataataaatcttattttgtgtcaatattttggattgttgatgttggttgatgattatatggctggtttgaaagtgggaaaagtgagtggtataggggaggtgctgtccaattttttttagaaataacctactaacgatagactacgttttattcttgtccatagcttaatcatagtgcttaacgttttaatataggttgagacaatattggacaacatatacgtataaacgctaaaggtatgtaaagttaacatcttcttcttttggcatgatccatatgaaacgaacgaatgacgtatgcttaaattccaaagaaactcgtattcgtagatatactcggatggctaccgttcttgattttcaaaatttatattgttatgtcttgactcatgtgtatgattccagccatcctagttggtataactcatgttgtggtataattcatattttagtataatccataattgatgtgattcataatgactattgtcttggttttcaaatgatggactattttgcttattctattaagtctccgataatgatcaaatttcgcaaggttgctaatgataccttattcgtgcatattattatggtattattcaccgagtcctacgataggccgggtatgttatcatgtatggattccactacattattcaccgagtcccttactagaggaccgggtacgtgatatgataatatgatattatgatgatatgacgatatgattatggcaccgagtcccataatgggccgggtacggtatcagtgtacactactctattcaccgagtcccttgctagagggccgggtatggtatatatatacatatgacgatatattgatataattgtgacaccgagtcccataacgggctaggtacgatatatgatgatatgcatgtcttcattttataagacacaggtacagtgatttattgattatgatacttaactcctgaatctttatttcagatgtgatctcctttacggtattttatgctttatatactcagtacatagttcgtactgacccccttttgttcggggggctgcatttcatgcctgcaggtacaaatactcattttggagagccgccaacttaggattctactcaacgagtttgaagtgctccattgtctcggagcccaaactttgggtactaatccttataatgtatatatttgtgtatttaggggtacgacggggccctgtcccgtcatatgctattgttaattctcttagaggtctgtagacatatgagtgggttgtatatagatgttgtccggtgtactagtatgacttatgtttttggacgtttacattcagaatggaagccttgtcggcttacatattatgttatcttatttttgacaattaagactccccaagaaatagctgattttggtatatatataagtgaccgtTTGAGAtaacgtgctacccatataaattctatatcgtgtttaattgtcgattgataatagataatatgtgtgtatacgagtgtccaattcggacactagtcacggcctacggggctaggtcgtgacacaTACCAATTTAATTCGGTATGCTTCAGTATTTTGAAGTTCGGTCTCGATATTTTGCGATATGGTAAATTGGTAACCATAGTTTGTTCAAGTATGACTAATATATACTCGTATAATagaaaattatgattatgacaaTTCAAAAAAAAGGTCCTTAATCAGTCAATTATATCATACTTATACATTACACATGTagaaatatatattcaaaagaCAGTACAAACAACTtcttttgttaattaattacatttaaaatacatttcaatcaaaatagagtaGTTAAAATTTCTACTTCTAAACATTTAGTTTAACCTAATACTAGGTTGCatatttgttagtattttaattatatatatatatatatatatatatatatatatatatatatatatatatatatatattatttatgtaacTATATACTTCGGTATGATATTCGATATTTCGGTATGATATTCGATATTTCGGTATGTTATTTCTAAATACTAAATACAGTACcgaatatcaaaaatatttaaaatgtatACCATATACCATACCAAATACCATAATACCAAAgccacaatatcaaaatattatgaAACAGTATGGTAATTGGTATGTACCATACCATGCCCACCCCTAATAGATATAACATAGCGGTTAAAACGAAAAGCAATGAAAATCTACAAGAcaaacaataacaatagcaGTAACAAATTAGTGTGAAAATTGAAAAGCAACAACAACACAATTATAATAGCACGACTAGTAATTTTATATCCGCTGAAATAAAGTAGTAtttaatactcatattttaactAACTTTAAAGTCCtaagtatattaaaaataattaaacaataATTTCGAGCAACATAAAGTTTATTTacgttttttttttggataaatattttgtgTAGACCTTCATACTtcattccttttttttattttttataatagagTGAGCAACAAGAAAACCGTATGGTTATCGGGTATTACCCATTTAAATTCGGGTCAAAAAGCCCCTCTTATACAAGATGTTAGGGTTTCCAGCGTCTTCCTTTATCTGCGTCTCTCACCTGGAACCGGTCGATCGGTCGGTGACACTGCCTCGCCTTCATCAGATCTGGTTGTCTcttttatatatgtatgtatgtatctCCTTCATCTTGCTTTTGATTCTTCGTTTAATCGGtcgaatttttttcttttttgtgcaTCTTCGTTATGTTTTCGTATTTGAGCGAACTGAAATTTGGGGGATTTTTGGTTCTTTAGAGGATTTAGGGTTGAGCCGCCCTTGGTTGTTCCCTTTTTCTACCTGAGCGATGATGATATTTCACTCTTGGTTGTACATGTGTTATAGTTTTGGTTGATGAAAGAGGGATGGTTTCCAAAAGAAAGCTTTTGTTGTTGAGATGCCTTGTCCGAGGTGTTATATCGTCAAAATGACATTTGTTTCAACTTTCAAGAAACCTATTGATTTCTGTCTAAGTTAGTCTATCAAAGTTTATAGCTTGGCTTTTTTAATTTGCTGAAATGTTTACGACTAAATCTTTATGAAGAAACCGGCAAGTTGATAAGTAGCTGAGAAGAAGTTATTAACCTCTTTATTATACACTGAGTTACTTTGATACTTGAGCTGAGTTCTGATCCTAAGAGCTATAGGTAAAAAGTTTGTTCTTGTTATAAGTGTTGAATGCATAGTTTGTGTTCATGTTACTGGTTTTTTGGTGTCCAATGCTTATTGTGATTTTCTCTTTACAGCCCCTTGATGATGCAGCCTGATGAGAATGTTCTGATGCAGgtgaatttattaaattaaaccAATCACTTCCTTGGAAAGTAAAAGCAAGTTTGCTTGGTTAGTGTCATCCCCTTTTAACCTGCCTCCTCCAGTTAGTGCTCGTCCCCTGTTACAATGGGAACACCAGAGACCTCTCGTGAACCTTGCCCTGACCGTATACTTGATGATGTTGGCGGAGCATTTGGTATGGGTGCTGTTGGAGGTTCAGCCTTCCACTTCTTAAAAGGCATATACAACTCGCCTAAAGGTGAGCGCTTGATTGGTGGTACACAGGCTGTGCGCATGAATGCTCCTCGTATTGGTGGTAGTTTTGCTGTATGGGGTGGACTGTTCTCCACATTTGATTGTTCAATGGTTTATCTCCGGCAGAAAGAAGATCCTTGGAACTCAATTATTGCTGGTGCAGCAACTGGTGGCTTTCTACAGATGCGGCAGGGATTAGGTGCTGCTTCTAGATCAGCAATGTTTGGTGGAGTTTTACTTGCATTGATAGAGGGAGCTGGAATTATGTTAAATAAAGTCATGAGTGCTCCCCAGAATTTCCCACCCATGGATGAGCCACTACCAAATGTCCCTGGGGTGCCTGGATATCCACCTGGGCAGCTGCCTGGTCAACCAATGGGGCAGCTTCCTGGTCAAGCTCCAGTAAGTATTGATGGTATGATGACAGAATCTTCTGCACCATCCTCTTCTTCCCCAACTTCCTGGTTTGGAGGGCTTTTTGGAGGTGGAAAGAAGGAGGAAACTGTGACAAGCGGTGGTAGCAAGACACAGGTTTTAGAGAGCTTTGATGCTCCTAGCCCACCTACTTTCGAATATAAATGAGTTTAGAGATTTAATTATCAGGTTAGTTAATGTATTGTTTGGATTCTTTATGTATTGTGAACAAGTATTGATTTCGAACTAGTATGGCCAAGGTTTTGGTATGTTCCATGAG
This sequence is a window from Solanum dulcamara chromosome 10, daSolDulc1.2, whole genome shotgun sequence. Protein-coding genes within it:
- the LOC129870708 gene encoding mitochondrial import inner membrane translocase subunit TIM17-2-like; this translates as MGTPETSREPCPDRILDDVGGAFGMGAVGGSAFHFLKGIYNSPKGERLIGGTQAVRMNAPRIGGSFAVWGGLFSTFDCSMVYLRQKEDPWNSIIAGAATGGFLQMRQGLGAASRSAMFGGVLLALIEGAGIMLNKVMSAPQNFPPMDEPLPNVPGVPGYPPGQLPGQPMGQLPGQAPVSIDGMMTESSAPSSSSPTSWFGGLFGGGKKEETVTSGGSKTQVLESFDAPSPPTFEYK